The following coding sequences lie in one Miscanthus floridulus cultivar M001 chromosome 9, ASM1932011v1, whole genome shotgun sequence genomic window:
- the LOC136479643 gene encoding MEIOTIC F-BOX protein MOF-like, with protein sequence MPPRKKGEGAVPPASGSGEGINALPDSVIHHVLGFLDAKEAVQTCVLARRWRHLWQSASSLRIRRRSLMDVSAFLEHLLLLRAGFKYPGCNINEQRVHLWVQYALLCKARVLKLSCYLYPTFEFDDLPLVSQHMRILKLFGAVLKNRTCDFESCPALERLHITDCSLSCVRKISSKSTKHLSFTSCDFENQRFRTLIYAPSLISLKLDDQEGYLDFSLFRTPVLDRMPLLKNAFVRLTHTNENDDSCTHADSSDCVRDSCNTVYGIEHDNSSSCVLLEGLSEAENLSLIAESKTFIFKRDLKQCPTFSKLRTLFLNDYWCVAPDFHELNCILKHSPVLEKLTLQLFSKRSKPKLRIEGSWNPPEIAAAISGHLKTVEVKCEVIDDKVIKVVKFMSSFYISFRLDEAEILEE encoded by the exons ATGCCACCACGGAAAAAGGGCGAGGGAGCGGTGCCCCCGGCATCTGGCAGTGGTGAAGGAATAAACGCCCTACCGGACAGCGTCATTCACCATGTCCTCGGCTTCCTGGATGCGAAGGAGGCCGTGCAGACATGTGtgctggcacggcgctggcgtcACCTCTGGCAGTCAGCTTCTAGTCTGCGTATCCGGAGGCGTAGCTTGATGGACGTTAGTGCCTTCCTGGAACATCTTCTGCTCCTCCGTGCAGGC tttaagtacccagggTGCAACATCAACGAGCAGCGTGTGCACCTCTGGGTCCAGTATGCTCTGTTGTGTAAAGCTCGGGTGCTCAAGCTCAGCTGCTATTTATATCCTACTTTTGAGTTTGACGACCTGCCTCTAGTCTCCCAGCACATGAGGATCCTAAAGCTTTTTGGTGCAGTGTTGAAGAACAGAACATGTGATTTCGAGAGCTGTCCGGCACTGGAACGTCTACACATTACCGACTGCTCCTTGTCTTGTGTCAGGAAGATTTCGTCCAAATCAACGAAACATCTAAGCTTCACAAGTTGTGATTTCGAAAACCAAAGATTCCGCACTCTTATCTATGCTCCAAGTCTTATTTCACTAAAGCTAGATGACCAGGAGGGATACCTAGATTTCAGTTTGTTCAGGACTCCTGTTCTTGACAGGATGCCGTTGTTAAAGAATGCATTTGTCAGGCTCACTCATACGAATGAGAATGATGACAGTTGTACTCATGCTGATTCTAGTGACTGTGTACGTGATAGTTGTAACACTGTCTATGGTATTGAACATGACAATAGCAGCAGCTGTGTGCTTCTGGAAGGCTTGTCAGAGGCTGAGAATTTGTCACTGATAGCAGAATCCAAGACG TTTATTTTCAAAAGGGATTTGAAGCAGTGCCCTACATTTAGCAAGTTAAGGACATTGTTCCTCAATGATTACTGGTGTGTGGCACCTGACTTCCACGAACTAAATTGCATTTTGAAGCACTCACCAGTTCTAGAAAAGCTCACTCTTCAACTTTTTTCCAAG AGATCTAAACCTAAACTGAGAATTGAAGGAAGCTGGAATCCACCAGAGATTGCAGCTGCAATATCAGGCCACTTAAAGACAGTTGAAGTCAAGTGTGAGGTCATTGATGATAAAGTTATCAAAGTCGTGAAGTTCATGAGCTCTTTTTACATAA GTTTCAGGTTAGATGAAGCGGAGATTTTGGAGGAGTAG